One window of the Vanessa atalanta chromosome 22, ilVanAtal1.2, whole genome shotgun sequence genome contains the following:
- the LOC125072676 gene encoding CLIP domain-containing serine protease HP8-like codes for MKESILILLFYIIRIKSAGPDWAPVGTPLITHFPCEQTQDIVTWFDQSLPPREKNRYYVFIHKVLPENSSLRITFDSDVTITFNIRTEEKKFVRTHFDKADQFLFRFFREMHGFGFIVKGVIPGIIPYLSSISLNNKELCARPFVNYLEHYVANTLNSGPQENCGVPKNRRGKVAKRGDVTKPGDWPWHAAIYRYDETVSKYICGGTLISKNFILTAAHCASLRGIPLAPEVLTVFLGKFNLNRRGVSHRIQKKEVKRIIIHEAFEYNHLYNDIALLKLNSEAKFTKFVQPACLWYSNALEKMPSDTIIGTVLGWGLNGNRLKEFKMPMVSETTCVYSDTFAADLIIDDSKFCAGFLNGTSVCKSDSGSAYQVFVPDKIQDSESKENGAWYVRGIVSLTASKFNTPTCDPEKYVLFTNIDSYRIWIDAYIDNEDY; via the exons ATGAAAGAATCAATATTGATCCTTCTGTTCTACATAATAAGGATTAAAAGTGCGGGACCTGATTGGGCACCCGTAGGCACCCCCCTGATAACACACTTTCCTTGCGAGCAGACTCAAGATATAGTGACGTGGTTTGATCAAAGTCTACCGCCGAGGGAGAAAAATAGATATTATGTGTTTATACATAAAGTATTGCCAGAAAACAGCAGTTTGAGAATCACTTTCGATTCAGACGTTACAATTACGTTTAACATTAGAACG GAAGAAAAGAAATTTGTAAGAACCCATTTTGACAAAGCagatcaatttttatttcgattcttTAGAGAGATGCATGGTTTCGGATTCATAGTAAAAGGAGTCATACCGGGAATTATTCCATATTTGTCAAGCATATCCTTAAATAACAAGGAACTGTGCGCCCGTCCATTTGTG aACTACCTCGAACATTATGTAGCAAATACGTTGAACAGTGGACCGCAAGAGAATTGCGGTGTACCTAAAAACAGAAGAGGAAAAGTGGCTAAACGCGGAGATGTCACGAAGCCAGGTGATTGGCCTTGGCACGCAGCAATATATAGATATGACGAAACcgtatcaaaatatatctgcGGTGGAACATTGATTTCTAAAAACTTCATCTTAACTG CTGCGCACTGTGCATCATTAAGGGGTATTCCACTAGCACCTGAAGTTTTGACTGTGTTCcttggaaaatttaatttaaatcgtcgAGGTGTTAGTCatcgaatacaaaaaaaagag GTTAAAAGAATAATCATTCACGAAGCGTTCGAATACAATCACTTGTATAACGACATAGCACTACTCAAACTGAACTCTGAAGCTAAATTCACAAAATTCGTCCAACCTGCTTGCCTTTGGTACAGTAACGCTTTAGAAAAAATGCCAAGCGACACAATTATTGGAACA gTTCTAGGGTGGGGATTGAATGGCAATCGGCTGAAGGAATTTAAAATGCCAATGGTTTCAGAAACGACATGTGTTTACAGCGATACGTTTGCCGCTGATCTTATTATTGATGATTCAAAGTTTTGCGCAGGATTTCTTAATG GAACTTCAGTCTGCAAGAGTGATAGTGGAAGTGCCTACCAAGTCTTCGTGCCTGATAAGATTCAGGATTCGGAATCAAAAGAAAACGGTGCATGGTACGTCAGAGGCATCGTTTCACTAACTGCCTCCAAATTTAATACACCTACTTGTGATCCAGAGAAGTACGTTCTGTTCACCAATATTGACTCTTACAGAATTTGGATAGATGCTTACATTGATAATGAAGATTATTAA